The sequence below is a genomic window from Mycobacterium sp. ITM-2016-00316.
ACCACCACTGCACCGGGTCGCCGCCGTGCGTCGTGACGACGGTGCGCACACCGCCGCGCACCAGCGCGGCCGCGGTGGACTCCGGACCGTCAGCCTCCGGTACCCGGAAGTCATTGGAGCACACCATGTCCGTCGCGTGCGGGATGATATCGGTCATCACCGGCTTCCAGCGTCCGGCGTCGACGACGAGGGCGATGGCCCGTGCTGCCGCGTGCCGGGCAGCATCTTGGGCGATCAGCGGATGGTGTCCGTCGACGAGCACCACATCGGCATCCTTGATCAGCTCGCCCAGCGCTGCCGGTGGTGACGCGTCGGAGTTCACCGCGTCCAGCGAGACGACCGATCGGTCGCCCGTCGATTCGACGACCGACACCGCGGAGACGGGCACCGCGCGGTGGGTGCCCGTCGCGGCGTCGACCACGCGCACCCCGTATCCGGCAAGATCGGCCCGGATCAGGTCGGCGACCGGATCGTCTCCGAGCGCGGTCACCAGGGTTGCGTCCCCGCCCAGTGCCGCGAAGGTGACGGCCGCGTTTGCCGCCGGTCCGCCGGCCGCCACGAACTGTGCCGTCGACGTGATCTTCTCGTTCGCTGCAGGCGCTTTCGCGATCCGGTGAATCACGTCCAGCGTTGCCAATCCCACGAAGACCCCGACGGGGGCCTTCTCAGATACCGGCGCGTTCCTCATCGGTCGGCTCCTCCGCACCGGTCATGAGCGCGACCACCTCGGACATCGAGCGCTTGTTGGGATCGACGACACCGGCACGCTTGCCGAGGCGGTGGATGTGGATCCGGTCGGCCACCTCGAACACGTGCGGCATGTCGTGGCTGATGAGCACCACCGGG
It includes:
- a CDS encoding PfkB family carbohydrate kinase → MRNAPVSEKAPVGVFVGLATLDVIHRIAKAPAANEKITSTAQFVAAGGPAANAAVTFAALGGDATLVTALGDDPVADLIRADLAGYGVRVVDAATGTHRAVPVSAVSVVESTGDRSVVSLDAVNSDASPPAALGELIKDADVVLVDGHHPLIAQDAARHAAARAIALVVDAGRWKPVMTDIIPHATDMVCSNDFRVPEADGPESTAAALVRGGVRTVVTTHGGDPVQWWSDGRSGSVPVPRVTVLDTLGAGDAFHGAYSYHATQSASSITERIDRSARVAALRCSIVGPRAWLDQLPSDLHAAHTRKREW